One part of the Streptomyces lydicus genome encodes these proteins:
- a CDS encoding COG4705 family protein encodes MTAEIPGAVQAPGNPRPAPAGRRLRWNKVPEVTAYFWVIKVLCTTVGETAADLLNEKLGLGLTGVSLLMSVVLVAALAAQFRTRGYRPGVYWTAVALISIVGTLISDNLTDNLGVPLETSTVAFAVVLVVVFVAWYRSERTLSIHHVDTTRRESFYWLAVLFTFALGTAAGDLVAERMDLGYWLSAGLFALAIAAVAVAHFALGLDAVWSFWIAYVLTRPLGASIGDYLSQPTADGGLGLGTVITSVLFLAVILGLVVFLTVTRRDVSDPERVTPRAG; translated from the coding sequence ATGACAGCTGAGATCCCCGGGGCCGTCCAGGCGCCCGGAAACCCCCGCCCCGCCCCCGCCGGCCGGCGGCTCCGATGGAACAAGGTCCCCGAAGTCACCGCGTACTTCTGGGTGATCAAGGTGCTGTGCACCACGGTCGGTGAGACCGCGGCCGACCTGCTGAACGAGAAGCTGGGCCTGGGCCTGACGGGCGTGTCGCTGCTGATGAGCGTGGTGCTCGTCGCGGCCCTGGCGGCACAGTTCCGCACCCGCGGCTATCGCCCCGGTGTCTACTGGACCGCCGTGGCGCTGATCAGCATCGTGGGCACGCTGATCAGCGACAACCTCACCGACAACCTGGGTGTACCGCTGGAGACCAGCACTGTCGCGTTCGCGGTGGTCCTCGTGGTGGTGTTCGTGGCCTGGTACCGCAGCGAGCGGACGCTGTCCATCCATCACGTCGACACCACCCGCCGCGAGTCCTTCTACTGGCTCGCCGTACTGTTCACCTTCGCGCTGGGCACCGCCGCCGGCGACCTGGTCGCCGAGCGCATGGACCTCGGGTACTGGCTCTCCGCCGGCCTGTTCGCGCTGGCCATCGCCGCGGTCGCGGTGGCCCACTTCGCCCTGGGGCTGGACGCGGTGTGGAGCTTCTGGATCGCCTACGTCCTCACCAGGCCGTTGGGCGCCTCGATCGGCGACTACCTGTCCCAGCCGACCGCCGACGGCGGACTCGGCCTGGGCACGGTGATCACCAGTGTGCTGTTCCTGGCGGTGATTCTCGGCCTGGTGGTGTTCTTGACGGTCACTCGGCGAGACGTTTCCGACCCCGAGCGGGTCACCCCGCGGGCGGGCTGA
- a CDS encoding sensor histidine kinase, which yields MTVRTRLAGPAARCRPRTLRGRLSLVALTTAALVMVVLTVVCNAVVRQHLQQQADDELRTRAAAVAATVDTRHRPVRVLETPHDAVLDTNVWIYAGPRLLEHPAATPPGATLSRTAADLAGHGGRRCAEVTAGDPIRLCVEPVGGVRQGAGPAAAVVTATDLAPYRSSADTLLVASLALDAAVLACTYVLTRLAVGRALRPVRAMTEQATRWSVVGSEQRFGAGDRPVELTRLGASLDELLDRIRAVLRHEQQLTRELSHELRNPLARITAELDWWRSRPRSTAETRATHAAIADAADSMRTICETVLDDARADAHTVPGTADVMTVLRRLGERLGAPGKPAITVAGTDSLVAGAPAALLERIVATLTDNALRYARTRVGIRASPGPDGIRVTVIDDGPGVPASFTADLFQPGRRADPGDGHGGAGLGLPLARRLARSAGGEVTHDAGHTPGACFVVSLPAG from the coding sequence GTGACCGTCCGAACCCGCCTCGCCGGGCCCGCCGCCCGCTGCCGCCCGCGCACCCTGCGGGGCCGGCTGTCCCTGGTGGCCCTCACGACCGCCGCGCTGGTGATGGTGGTCCTCACCGTCGTGTGCAACGCGGTCGTCCGGCAGCACCTCCAGCAGCAGGCGGACGACGAACTGCGCACCCGGGCCGCCGCCGTGGCCGCGACCGTCGACACCCGCCACCGGCCGGTACGCGTCCTGGAGACCCCGCACGACGCCGTCCTCGACACCAACGTATGGATCTACGCGGGCCCCCGGCTGCTGGAGCACCCGGCCGCCACCCCGCCCGGCGCCACCCTCAGCCGCACCGCGGCGGATCTCGCCGGGCACGGCGGCAGACGCTGCGCCGAGGTGACGGCCGGTGACCCGATACGCCTGTGCGTCGAGCCCGTGGGCGGCGTCCGGCAGGGCGCCGGGCCCGCCGCCGCCGTCGTCACCGCCACCGACCTCGCGCCCTACCGTTCCTCGGCCGACACCTTGCTCGTCGCCTCCCTCGCCCTGGACGCCGCCGTCCTGGCCTGCACCTATGTCCTGACCCGGCTGGCGGTGGGGCGCGCCCTGCGCCCGGTGCGCGCGATGACCGAACAGGCCACCCGGTGGAGCGTGGTCGGCTCCGAACAGCGCTTCGGCGCCGGGGACCGCCCCGTCGAGCTGACGCGCCTGGGGGCGTCGCTGGACGAACTCCTGGACCGCATCCGCGCGGTGCTGCGGCACGAACAGCAGCTCACCCGGGAACTCTCCCACGAGCTGCGCAACCCCCTGGCGCGGATCACCGCCGAACTCGACTGGTGGCGGTCCCGGCCCCGCTCCACCGCCGAGACCCGCGCCACCCACGCCGCCATCGCCGACGCCGCCGACTCGATGCGCACCATCTGCGAGACCGTCCTCGACGACGCCCGGGCCGACGCGCACACCGTCCCCGGCACGGCGGACGTCATGACCGTGCTGCGCCGCCTCGGCGAACGGCTCGGCGCGCCCGGGAAGCCCGCGATCACGGTCGCCGGCACCGACTCCCTGGTGGCCGGGGCGCCGGCCGCCCTGCTGGAACGCATCGTCGCCACGCTTACCGACAACGCCCTGCGCTACGCCCGTACCCGGGTCGGCATCCGGGCTTCGCCGGGGCCCGACGGCATCCGTGTGACGGTCATCGACGACGGGCCCGGCGTCCCGGCCTCGTTCACCGCGGACCTCTTCCAGCCGGGCCGACGCGCCGACCCCGGGGACGGACACGGCGGGGCGGGCCTCGGGCTGCCGCTCGCGCGGCGCCTGGCCCGCTCCGCCGGCGGTGAGGTGACCCATGACGCCGGGCACACCCCGGGCGCGTGCTTCGTGGTCAGCCTGCCCGCCGGATGA
- a CDS encoding COG4705 family protein — MPEPEVLTDLDVAGTDRYVMRKLPEVTLAFWVMKTAATTLGETAGDLFAQTLKLGYFLTTVALFLIFVVTLVVQLRSRRYNPFFYWTVILSTSMAGTTMSDFMNRDASAKFLTDGAKSLGWGPQGLGLGYPTGAAILISLLLVIFVIWKCTGLTFAIRDIVSFRAEALFWAAILVSNTLGTSMGDFLSDSSGLGYAGGALLVTGVLAVLVGLMRVPAVPNVVLFWIAFVLTRPLGATAGDFLTKPLAKGGLDLGTAGSSAVLLAVLVGLMGYAHVQERRAAVPRDETLTGVS; from the coding sequence TTGCCTGAGCCCGAAGTCCTGACCGACCTCGACGTCGCCGGTACCGACAGGTACGTGATGCGGAAACTGCCGGAGGTCACGCTTGCCTTCTGGGTCATGAAGACCGCCGCGACGACCCTCGGCGAGACGGCCGGCGACCTCTTCGCCCAGACCCTCAAGCTCGGCTACTTCCTGACCACCGTCGCGCTGTTCCTCATCTTCGTGGTCACGTTGGTCGTCCAGCTCCGCTCCCGGCGCTACAACCCCTTCTTCTACTGGACCGTCATCCTGTCCACGAGCATGGCGGGCACCACGATGTCCGACTTCATGAACCGGGACGCCAGCGCCAAGTTCCTCACCGACGGGGCGAAGTCGCTCGGCTGGGGACCGCAGGGCCTCGGCCTGGGCTACCCCACCGGGGCCGCGATCCTGATCTCGCTGCTGCTCGTCATCTTCGTCATCTGGAAGTGCACCGGGCTGACGTTCGCCATCCGGGACATCGTCAGCTTCCGCGCGGAGGCGCTCTTCTGGGCGGCGATCCTCGTGTCGAACACGCTCGGCACGTCGATGGGTGACTTCCTCTCCGACAGCTCCGGGCTCGGTTACGCGGGTGGGGCGCTGCTCGTCACCGGTGTACTCGCGGTACTCGTCGGCCTGATGCGGGTGCCCGCCGTGCCGAACGTGGTGCTGTTCTGGATCGCCTTCGTGCTCACCCGCCCCCTCGGTGCCACCGCCGGCGACTTCCTCACCAAGCCGCTCGCCAAGGGCGGCCTCGACCTCGGCACGGCGGGCTCGTCCGCCGTGCTCCTCGCCGTGCTGGTCGGTCTGATGGGCTACGCCCACGTTCAGGAGCGCCGGGCCGCCGTCCCTCGGGACGAGACCCTGACGGGCGTCTCCTGA
- a CDS encoding DUF3037 domain-containing protein, whose translation MAGRKVAAEGSEVTGLHNGRDVFEYALLKVVPRVERGEMINAGVVVYCRARRFVEARTYLDEARLLALDPSVDVAGVRAALGAVEGVCLGGELAGQAAGDDAGRRFRWLIAPRSTIVQPGPVHTGLTADPAAEAERLLELLVR comes from the coding sequence ATGGCTGGCCGGAAAGTTGCCGCGGAGGGCAGTGAAGTGACCGGTCTGCACAACGGACGCGATGTGTTCGAGTACGCCCTGCTGAAGGTCGTGCCCCGGGTGGAGCGCGGCGAGATGATCAATGCCGGGGTGGTCGTGTACTGCCGTGCCCGGCGCTTCGTGGAGGCCCGCACGTATCTGGACGAGGCCCGTCTGCTGGCCCTCGACCCGTCGGTCGACGTGGCCGGGGTGCGGGCCGCGCTCGGTGCTGTCGAGGGCGTGTGCCTGGGCGGGGAGCTGGCCGGCCAGGCGGCCGGTGACGACGCGGGGCGGCGTTTCCGCTGGTTGATCGCGCCGCGCAGCACCATCGTCCAGCCGGGCCCCGTGCACACCGGCCTGACCGCCGACCCCGCGGCGGAGGCGGAGCGGCTGCTGGAGCTGCTGGTGCGCTGA
- a CDS encoding class I SAM-dependent methyltransferase: MEQDERLLHSSSFGAAAAAYAEHRPDYAQAAVRWALDPAPGPRVLDLGAGTGKLTATLVASGVDVIAVEPDPEMLAELRRALPAVRALAGSAEAIPLPDGSVDAVLAGNAMHWFDMAVAGPEIARVLAPGGVLAGLWNVLDDRVDWVAGLERVGGSAAIGPRDTLGNWRAATADLHLPGSGGARFGSPEHDEFPHGQRRTADSLAATLATRAGMLVMPEQERQAVLGRIRAFLTGGPETAHGEFTLPMLTGVLRVRRL, encoded by the coding sequence ATGGAACAGGACGAACGGCTTCTGCACAGCTCGTCGTTCGGCGCGGCCGCGGCTGCATATGCCGAGCACCGCCCGGACTACGCGCAGGCCGCGGTGCGTTGGGCGCTCGACCCCGCGCCCGGCCCGCGGGTGCTCGACCTCGGCGCCGGAACCGGCAAGCTGACCGCCACGCTCGTCGCGTCGGGCGTGGACGTCATCGCTGTCGAGCCCGACCCGGAGATGCTGGCCGAGCTGCGCCGCGCGCTGCCGGCCGTCCGTGCCCTGGCGGGCAGCGCCGAGGCGATCCCGCTGCCGGACGGGTCCGTCGATGCCGTACTGGCCGGCAACGCCATGCACTGGTTCGACATGGCCGTGGCGGGACCCGAGATCGCCCGGGTCCTCGCACCCGGCGGCGTCCTGGCGGGCCTGTGGAACGTCCTCGACGACCGGGTCGACTGGGTTGCCGGACTTGAGCGGGTCGGCGGGAGCGCGGCCATCGGCCCGCGCGACACCCTCGGCAACTGGCGGGCCGCGACAGCGGACCTGCATCTTCCCGGCAGCGGCGGCGCCCGGTTCGGCTCGCCGGAGCACGACGAGTTCCCGCACGGGCAGCGCCGCACGGCCGACTCCCTCGCCGCGACACTGGCGACGCGCGCGGGGATGCTCGTCATGCCGGAGCAGGAACGGCAGGCGGTGCTCGGCCGGATCCGCGCCTTCCTCACAGGCGGGCCGGAGACCGCCCACGGCGAGTTCACCCTGCCGATGCTGACCGGCGTGCTGCGCGTCCGGCGGCTGTGA
- a CDS encoding HipA family kinase, whose translation MLAEVIATRYVTPLREGGSLPGIVEGDDLGTYVMKFTGAGQGRKTLVAEVICGQLGRRLGLRVPDLVRMQLDPVIGLGEPDQEVQELLKASGGLNLGMDYLPGSLGFDPLGFEVSAREAGRVVWFDALINNVDRSWRNPNLLVWHGELWLIDHGAAMIWHHNWPSAEKAAVRPYNASDHVLATFGPDVAAAAEEFAPRITEELLTEIAADVPDEWLTDEPGFDSPDVLRQAYVRTLLARARTISDHITIGEPTEGKASQAPEWLAGKLPRRAVK comes from the coding sequence ATGTTGGCAGAAGTCATTGCGACTCGCTATGTCACGCCCTTGCGTGAGGGCGGGTCGCTGCCGGGGATCGTTGAAGGGGACGATCTCGGCACCTACGTCATGAAGTTCACCGGGGCCGGGCAGGGGCGCAAGACGCTCGTCGCGGAGGTCATCTGCGGGCAGTTGGGGCGTCGCCTCGGACTGCGGGTGCCGGATCTGGTGCGGATGCAGCTCGACCCGGTCATCGGGCTCGGCGAGCCCGACCAGGAGGTCCAGGAGCTGCTGAAGGCCAGCGGCGGGCTGAACCTGGGCATGGACTACCTCCCCGGATCGCTGGGCTTCGATCCGCTCGGGTTCGAGGTGAGCGCCCGTGAGGCGGGCCGCGTGGTGTGGTTCGACGCGCTGATCAACAACGTCGACCGGTCCTGGCGCAACCCCAACCTGCTGGTGTGGCACGGCGAACTGTGGCTGATCGACCACGGCGCCGCGATGATCTGGCACCACAACTGGCCGAGCGCGGAGAAGGCCGCGGTCCGGCCGTACAACGCCTCCGACCACGTGCTCGCCACGTTCGGCCCGGACGTCGCCGCGGCCGCCGAGGAGTTCGCGCCGCGGATCACCGAGGAACTGCTGACCGAGATCGCCGCGGACGTCCCGGACGAGTGGCTCACCGACGAGCCCGGATTCGACTCGCCGGACGTGCTCCGGCAGGCGTACGTCCGCACGCTGCTCGCCCGTGCCCGGACGATCAGCGACCACATCACCATCGGAGAGCCCACCGAGGGCAAGGCGTCGCAGGCGCCGGAATGGCTGGCCGGAAAGTTGCCGCGGAGGGCAGTGAAGTGA
- a CDS encoding BtrH N-terminal domain-containing protein produces MTMVKDIDVRGMQHCETTTLGVLLRHEGLDLSEPMLFGLGSGLSFIYWDSKGMGFPFLGGRVKPFELTRNLAALLGLELLVGETTSPRKAWHNVAAALDAGRPVGLQLDSYHLDYFGTEVHFGGHVVAMYGYDERNAYLVDTAPQGGAVSTSLAGLARARAERGPMTAKHRSFTLTAPGSLPSPRDRIIPAIKSCADAFLNPPIANLGHRGIGKTAEQVPKWLQRSDNPREDLPRAAVLMERAGTGGALFRNLYRDFLAECAQLVDSSHLRTGHSLYAEAATLWTQVAALVAAAGESGDAKHLVQAGSVLHELSRIERDAMQALSML; encoded by the coding sequence ATGACCATGGTGAAGGACATCGATGTCCGCGGTATGCAGCACTGCGAGACGACGACGTTGGGCGTACTGCTGCGGCATGAGGGACTCGACCTGTCCGAGCCCATGCTGTTCGGGCTCGGCTCCGGGCTGTCCTTCATCTACTGGGACAGCAAGGGCATGGGCTTTCCCTTCCTGGGAGGCCGGGTCAAGCCGTTCGAGCTGACCCGGAACCTGGCCGCCCTACTCGGGCTCGAACTGCTGGTGGGGGAGACCACCTCCCCGCGCAAGGCATGGCACAACGTGGCGGCAGCCCTCGACGCCGGCCGGCCGGTCGGCCTTCAGCTCGACAGCTACCACCTGGACTACTTCGGCACCGAGGTGCACTTCGGCGGACACGTCGTGGCCATGTACGGCTACGACGAACGGAACGCCTACCTGGTGGACACCGCCCCGCAGGGCGGAGCCGTCTCGACCAGCCTCGCCGGCCTGGCCAGGGCCAGGGCCGAGCGCGGCCCCATGACTGCCAAGCACCGCTCCTTCACCCTCACCGCGCCGGGCAGCCTGCCGTCACCGCGGGACCGGATCATCCCCGCGATCAAGAGCTGCGCCGACGCCTTCCTGAACCCGCCCATCGCGAACCTGGGCCACCGGGGCATCGGGAAGACCGCCGAGCAGGTGCCGAAGTGGCTGCAGCGCAGCGACAATCCGCGGGAGGACCTGCCGCGGGCCGCCGTCCTCATGGAACGGGCCGGCACCGGCGGTGCCCTGTTCCGCAACCTCTACCGGGACTTCCTCGCCGAGTGCGCCCAGCTGGTCGACAGCAGCCACCTGCGCACCGGCCACAGCCTCTATGCCGAGGCCGCCACCCTCTGGACACAGGTGGCCGCTCTCGTCGCCGCAGCAGGCGAATCCGGCGACGCGAAGCACCTCGTGCAGGCCGGCTCCGTCCTCCACGAGCTCTCGCGCATCGAACGCGACGCGATGCAGGCCCTCAGCATGCTCTAG
- a CDS encoding response regulator transcription factor: MRPTILVVEDDHALRDVLVRGLRDEGFGTRAAQDGAIALRLTGDGVDAVVLDIGLPDADGRDVCQAMRAQGFLGPIVFLTAHHRLNDRLSGFSAGGDDYLPKPFHVTELAARLRAALKRSGPPAPTATGDLVLDPVHHGLRVRGVDVALTPTEFRLLAALMAGLGAVVRRRDLVRVGWPEGAHVSDNTLDQYLSRLRRKIREAGSGLTISTIRGIGHRLS, translated from the coding sequence TTGCGTCCCACCATCCTGGTCGTCGAGGACGACCACGCCCTGCGGGACGTGCTGGTGCGCGGACTGCGGGACGAGGGCTTCGGCACGCGGGCCGCGCAGGACGGTGCCATCGCGCTGCGGCTGACCGGCGACGGCGTGGACGCCGTCGTGCTGGACATCGGGCTGCCGGACGCGGACGGACGGGACGTGTGTCAGGCGATGCGGGCCCAGGGGTTCCTCGGACCGATCGTCTTCCTGACCGCGCACCACCGGCTCAACGACCGCCTCAGCGGATTCTCCGCCGGGGGCGACGACTACCTGCCCAAGCCCTTCCACGTCACCGAACTCGCCGCCAGGTTGCGCGCCGCCCTCAAACGTTCCGGGCCCCCTGCGCCGACGGCTACCGGGGACCTCGTCCTCGATCCCGTGCACCACGGCCTGCGCGTGCGGGGCGTCGACGTGGCACTGACACCCACCGAGTTCCGGCTGCTGGCCGCGCTGATGGCCGGCCTGGGGGCGGTGGTGCGCAGACGCGATCTGGTCCGGGTCGGCTGGCCGGAAGGCGCACACGTCAGCGACAACACCCTCGACCAGTATCTGAGCCGTTTGCGCCGCAAGATCCGGGAGGCGGGCAGCGGCCTGACGATCAGTACCATCCGCGGGATCGGGCACCGGCTGTCGTGA
- a CDS encoding sigma-70 family RNA polymerase sigma factor, with protein MIPALDGPAGGKRTAADDAQLTVLALAARDGDPDAVERFIRASHRHVWRFVAHLSGETHTADDLAQETFLRALTGLPRFAGRSCARTWLLSIARRVVIDRYRSAAARPRIADIDDWQAVAEHRQPIGLPGFDDGLALCELLDALDGERREAFVLTQLVGLPYADAAAVVGCPIGTVRSRVARARADLIGWLTSAETCARACPAGAA; from the coding sequence ATGATTCCTGCCCTTGACGGTCCGGCCGGTGGCAAGCGGACGGCCGCGGACGACGCGCAGTTGACGGTCCTGGCCCTGGCCGCCCGGGACGGCGACCCCGATGCCGTCGAGCGCTTCATACGCGCCTCCCACCGCCATGTATGGCGGTTCGTGGCGCACCTGAGCGGCGAGACGCACACCGCCGACGACCTCGCCCAGGAGACGTTTCTGCGTGCCCTCACCGGCCTGCCGCGCTTCGCCGGCCGCTCCTGCGCCCGCACCTGGCTCCTGTCGATCGCCCGTCGCGTGGTGATCGACCGCTACCGGTCCGCCGCCGCCCGCCCGCGTATCGCCGACATCGACGACTGGCAGGCGGTCGCGGAACACCGCCAGCCCATCGGGCTGCCGGGCTTCGACGACGGCCTGGCGCTGTGTGAGCTGCTGGACGCGCTGGACGGCGAACGGCGCGAGGCATTCGTGCTCACCCAGCTGGTCGGTCTGCCGTACGCGGATGCCGCGGCGGTCGTGGGCTGTCCCATCGGCACGGTCCGCTCCCGCGTGGCCCGCGCCCGCGCCGACCTCATCGGCTGGCTGACCTCCGCCGAGACCTGCGCACGGGCCTGTCCGGCGGGTGCGGCATGA
- a CDS encoding alpha/beta fold hydrolase, translated as MPTFSAPDGTQLAYRVIGEGDPLVCLPGGPTDSAYLGDLGGLSAHRRLIVLDLRGTGRSAIPEDTSSYRCDRLVDDVEALREHLGLARMDLLGHSAGTNIATQYAARYPANVSKLALIGPSTRAVGVAITAETRRELAQLRKDEPWFPAAFAALQAITEGTGSDWDAVAPFFWGRWDAAAQRHHTAGQPSNQESVALFAAEGAFDPESTRAALAACEAPVLLLTGEFDLNSPPVSAVTCAEVFPDATLVVQPGAGHYPWCDDADRFVATTAAFLRG; from the coding sequence ATGCCTACGTTCTCCGCGCCTGACGGAACCCAGCTCGCCTACCGCGTCATCGGCGAGGGCGATCCGCTCGTCTGCCTCCCGGGAGGTCCTACGGATTCCGCGTACCTCGGCGACCTCGGCGGCTTGTCCGCGCACCGCCGGCTGATCGTCCTGGACCTTCGCGGCACCGGCCGGTCCGCGATTCCCGAAGACACTTCCTCCTACCGCTGCGACCGTCTGGTCGACGATGTCGAGGCGCTGCGCGAGCACCTCGGCCTGGCCCGGATGGACCTGCTCGGCCATTCCGCCGGCACGAACATCGCGACGCAGTACGCGGCCCGGTACCCGGCGAACGTCAGCAAGCTCGCCCTGATCGGCCCCAGCACCCGCGCTGTCGGTGTGGCGATCACGGCAGAGACCCGGCGCGAGCTCGCACAGCTCCGGAAGGACGAGCCGTGGTTCCCGGCCGCGTTCGCCGCCCTGCAGGCGATCACCGAGGGCACGGGCAGCGACTGGGACGCCGTCGCCCCCTTCTTCTGGGGCCGGTGGGACGCCGCGGCACAGCGGCACCACACGGCCGGCCAGCCGAGCAACCAGGAATCCGTCGCTCTCTTCGCGGCCGAGGGCGCCTTCGACCCGGAGAGCACCCGTGCGGCGCTCGCCGCCTGCGAGGCCCCCGTTCTGCTGCTCACCGGGGAGTTCGACCTGAACAGCCCGCCGGTGTCCGCGGTCACGTGCGCGGAGGTGTTCCCTGACGCCACGCTCGTGGTGCAACCGGGCGCGGGCCACTATCCGTGGTGCGACGACGCCGACCGGTTCGTGGCGACCACGGCGGCGTTCCTGCGCGGATGA